From Microcaecilia unicolor chromosome 11, aMicUni1.1, whole genome shotgun sequence, the proteins below share one genomic window:
- the RNF19B gene encoding E3 ubiquitin-protein ligase RNF19B: MGSQKDSGCPAAGPLRRRRLSLHSVFSGRGRARRRAEAPVSVPELEPEPSAAGPEPASPTSSSSLLECPLCLVRLPPDKVPEILSCQHRSCLDCLRQYLRIEITESRVNISCPECTERLSPQHIRLILQDPPLMLKYEEFMLRRCLASDPDCRWCPAPDCGYAVIAYGCASCPKLTCEREGCQTEFCYHCKQLWHPNQTCDMARQQRAQTLQVRTKHTSGLSYGQDSGSADDIKPCPRCSAYIIKMNDGSCNHMTCAVCGCEFCWLCMKEISDLHYLSPSGCTFWGKKPWSRKKKILWQLGTLIGAPVGISLIAGIAIPAMVIGIPVYVGRKIHSRYDGKKTSKQKRNLAITGGVTLSVIASPVIAAVSVGIGVPIMLAYVYGVVPISLCRGGGCGVSTANGKGVKIEFDEDDGPITVADAWRALKNPSIGESSIEGLTSVLSTSGSPTDGLSVVQGNYSETASFAALSGTLTGGVLSAGKGKYSRLEVQADIQKEIVHKDSTSDNVSTRAMAGSIISSYNPQDRECNNVEVQVDIEAKPSHYQLVSGSSTEDSLHVHAQMVENEEEEDEQTCKGRTFLASRSCDVSLAQPESIRSELESSDTQSDDVPDLTSDDCDSPRLQTLTCTARGTESPSAQAKFEYIEVHV; encoded by the exons ATGGGCTCGCAAAAAGACTCCGGGTGCCCGGCGGCCGGGCCCCTGCGGCGGAGGCGTCTCTCGCTCCACAGCGTCTTCTCGGGCCGGGGCCGCGCGCGGCGCAGGGCGGAGGCGCCGGTCAGCGTCCCGGAGCTCGAGCCGGAACCCAGCGCCGCCGGCCCGGAACCCGcctcccccacctcctcctcctcgctgCTGGAGTGCCCCCTGTGCCTCGTGCGCCTGCCCCCGGACAAGGTGCCCGAGATCCTGAGCTGCCAGCACCGCTCGTGCCTGGACTGTCTCCGCCAGTATCTGCGCATCGAGATCACCGAGAGCCGCGTGAACATCAGTTGCCCCGAGTGCACCGAGCGCCTGAGCCCGCAGCACATCCGCCTGATCCTGCAGGACCCGCCGCTCATGCTCAAGTACGAGGAGTTCATGCTGCGCAGATGCCTGGCCTCGGACCCGGACTGCCGCTGGTGCCCGGCCCCCGACTGCgg ATATGCAGTGATTGCCTATGGTTGTGCCAGCTGCCCAAAGCTCACctgtgaaagagaaggatgtcagACAGAGTTCTGCTACCACTGTAAACAGCTATGGCACCCAAACCAAACTTGTGACATGGCACGCCAGCAAAGAGCACAGACGCTGCAGGTCCGAACCAAGCACACCTCTGGCCTTAGTTACGGGCAGGACTCTGGCTCGG CAGATGACATTAAGCCATGCCCCCGCTGCAGTGCCTACATCATTAAGATGAATGATGGGAGCTGCAATCACATGACCTGTGCAGTTTGTGGCTGTGAGTTCTGCTGGTTGTGTATGAAAGAAATTTCAGATCTGCATTACCTCAG TCCCTCAGGCTGTACGTTCTGGGGAAAGAAGCCGTGGAGTCGAAAGAAGAAAATTCTCTGGCAGCTGGGCACGTTAATTGGCGCTCCGGTGGGCATCTCTCTCATTGCGGGTATTGCCATTCCTGCCATGGTTATTGGCATCCCCGTTTATGTTGGCAGAAAG ATCCACAGCAGGTACGATGGAAAGAAAACGTCCAAGCAGAAGCGGAACTTAGCCATTACTGGTGGTGTCACGCTGTCTGTCATCGCTTCGCCCGTGATTGCTGCTGTGAGCGTAG GGATCGGAGTACCTATCATGCTGGCTTATGTTTATGGTGTGGTGCCAATCTCTTTATGCCGGGGTGGTGGTTGTGGAGTCAGCACAGCAAATGGCAAGGGGGTGAAAATTGAATTTGATGAGGATGATGGACCAATCACAG TGGCAGATGCCTGGCGAGCCTTGAAGAACCCCAGCATTGGTGAGAGCAGCATTGAGGGGCTCACCAGTGTCCTTAGCACCAGTGGGAGTCCCACCGATGGACTCAGTGTCGTGCAGGGAAACTACAGTGAGACTGCCAGCTTTGCTGCACTGTCGGGCACACTTACTGGAGGTGTTCTGTCAGCTGGGAAAGGAAAATACAGCAG ATTGGAAGTTCAGGCAGATATTCAGAAGGAAATAGTCCACAAAGACTCTACAAGTGATAATGTCAGCACCCGAGCCATGGCAGGTTCCATCATCAGTTCATACAACCCTCAGGACAG AGAGTGCAACAATGTGGAGGTTCAGGTGGACATTGAGGCCAAACCAAGCCATTACCAGCTTGTCAGTGGCAGCAGTACAGAGGATTCCCTTCATGTTCATGCCCAGATGGTGGAAAATGAGGAAGAGGAAGATGAACAGACATGTAAAGGCAGGACCTTTCTAGCCAGCAGAAGCTGTGATGTCAGTCTTGCACAGCCTGAGAGCATCCGCAGCGAACTGGAGAGCTCCGACACACAGTCTGACGATGTCCCTGACCTGACTTCTGATGACTGTGATTCTCCTCGGCTTCAGACTCTCACCTGCACAGCCAGAGGCACAGAGAGCCCAAGTGCCCAGGCCAAATTTGAATACATTGAGGTCCATGTCTAA